The genomic region TGTTTCCGCCAAGAAGCTGGTTCAGCTGGCCGTGATGCAAAAGGAATTATTCGTTTACACCAGTTTAAAAAAGTTGAAATGGTTAAGTTTACAAGAGCAGAAGATTCATTTGATGAATTAGAAAAAATGGTGGTGGATGCAGAAAATATTCTCCAATTATTAGAAATTCCATACCAGGTAATCTTATTATGTTCTGGTGACATGGGATTTTCTTCAACGAAAACATATGATTTAGAAGTATGGATGCCTGGGAAAAATAAATATCGGGAAATTTCATCATGTTCAAATTGTCTTGATTTCCAAGCACGCCGAATGAAGTTACGCTATCGCGATGATAATAATGAAATAAAATTTGTTCATACTTTAAATGGATCAGGGTTAGCAGTCGACCGCTTAATTGCAGCAATTTTAGAAAATTATCAAAATGAAGATGGAACTATTAGAATACCAAAGAAATTGCAAAGTTATTTGCAAGGAGAAACTGTTATTGCTTAAAATGTTTCACGTGAAACATTCCGTATTTTAATAAAAAGAGTAGGAAAAATAAAATTATATGCTATAATATTTATGTCATTACAATAGTTACATTTGAAACTGGTCAGGACCGGAAGGTAGCAGCCATAAAATTAAGGCCTATGTGTAATGACATTTTTTATGATAAGGGTGAATTTATGAAAGATACTACATTAATTTTTAATAAATTATATAAGTTATCACAACGAGCATACAAGAAAAAAAATGTTCCAATTTCTGCATTAGTTGTTGATCAAAAGGAAAAAATTATTGCCATTGGATATAATAAAACAACAAAAAAATCTGTAACGACACATGCTGAAATTTATGCTTTAAATCAAGCATGTCGCAAAAAACGAACAAATAAAATTAGCGATTGTTCAATATGAGTTACCGTTGAACCGTGTATGATGTGTTTAGGAGCAATAATTAATTCAGGAATTAAAGTTATTAACTATTATTTGTCAAATGAAAAATATGGTTTTTTAAAGTCTAACCATACTTTTGATGTGTCAAAATTAAAAGTTCATCATGTCAGAAAACATGATGAGAATGTTGTTTTAAAAGATTTAATGAAAAATTTTTTTAAACAATTAAGATAGAATATTTGAAATTAAAAGAGTAAAATAAAATTACTATAGTTTCAATAATATTGAACGGGGGCATAAAAATGGATTATATTTCTTTATATCGTAAATATCGACCAAATAATTTTGATAAAATTGTTGAACAAGTTGAAATTAAAAAAGCTTTGAAAAATTCGATTATTAATAATACATTTTCGCATGCTTATTTATTTTCAGGACCACGGGGAACAGGAAAAACTTCAATTGCAAAAATATTTGCAAAAGCAATAAATTGTATTAATTTAGATAATGGGAATCCATGTAATACATGTCATAGTTGTAATGAAATAAATCGTGGAAGTGCCGTTGATGTATTTGAAATTGATGCAGCATCAAACAATGGGATTGATGAAATTAGAGAAATTAGAAATAATGTGCAGCTACTTCCTACTATGGCAAAATATAAAGTTTATATTATTGATGAAATTCATATGTTAACTAATTCAGCTTTTAATGCTTTATTAAAAACATTAGAGGAACCACCACAACATGTTGTCTTTATTTTAGCAACGACAAAAAGTCATAAGATTCCAGCAACAATTATTTCTCGTTGCCAACAGTATAACTTCCGTAAAATATCAAAAATTGAATTAGAAAATAATATTATTAATATTTTACAAAAAGAAGAAATT from Spiroplasma endosymbiont of Polydrusus cervinus harbors:
- a CDS encoding deaminase; translation: MKDTTLIFNKLYKLSQRAYKKKNVPISALVVDQKEKIIAIGYNKTTKKSVTTHAEIYALNQACRKKRTNKISDCSIWVTVEPCMMCLGAIINSGIKVINYYLSNEKYGFLKSNHTFDVSKLKVHHVRKHDENVVLKDLMKNFFKQLR